From the genome of Psychrobacter sp. M13:
TGTTATAATACTGCCCACGACTAAGACGTATCATTAGCATCGATACTGTATTCTATCTCATAGAAGTCTTATCTCGCTTGGTGAAATGGGTGAGTGGCTGAAACCAGTTCCCTGCTAAGGAACCATACGTTTGCGCGTATCGAGGGTTCGAATCCCTCTTTCACCTCCATTTATTCGGTTGTTTATAGATTTACAATATAGCTTATTACGGTTAGTTGCTATTAACAGTGTTTGATTAGAAATAATTTTACTTTTACTAATAAAAATATTGACACTAGCTATATTATCTATATAATAGCCAACTTAATTTGCTGCAAAAGTTACTAACTTAGCAGTAGATAATGTGCAAAATACGCGCCCGTAGCTCAGTTGGATAGAGCACTTGGCTACGAACTAAGGGGTCGGGAGTTCGAATCTCTCCGGGCGCACCATTTGCATTATCACAAGCTTAAAGCAACACCTAAATCAATCGCCTGTCTTATGACACTTTGGCGATTTTTTTATGTCTGCAGGTTTTATATAGCATATGAAGCGGGTTAGTTTATTATAGCGCCGCTTTGGCTTCATGCCTGCACACAAAGTAAGCATAAGCTATGCTAAAGGCTTTTGATTACGCCAAAGGCTTCTTATTACGCAAAGGCTTTGATTACGCTACAATAGTCACCATATAACTAATTGTTATTTAAAATTTTTTATTATTCAAATCTATATAATATCTAAACCTTTAGGCTATCTATACTATGTCAAAGAGTACGTCAAAAGCGAGTGCAAAACCTAAGCTACAGCGAAAGGCGCGTCCCACGCAAACACCTGAAATTGAAGAGCCGACCATTGCCAGTCCAACGGAGCGGGTTATCGCTATCGTCTATGACGGTATGCTCATCCTAGCGCTGCTATTCTTGGTTGGGACGGTGTTAACGGTGATCGGTACACTATTGACCATGCAAACGGGTACTGAGTCAGCACAGGCGCAGTCATTACCGACTTGGTATCAGAACTTTATTATGACACCGTCATTTATATTGACGTTAGTAGGGTTCTATGGCCTGTTTTGGCGACGTAGTGGGCAGACTTTAGGAATGCAGACATGGCGGCTCAAAACGGTCAATAATAGCGGTCATCTATTAACTTGGAAACAGTCTTTTAGACGTATCTTAGCGGCCTGCTTGATGCCCTTATTATGCGGGCTTATCGGCAGCTTAATTGGCGGTTCAAGAGCGGTATTATTACTCAGTGCAGTTTTTGGACTGATGTTTAACTATATATTTTGCTTGTTTAATCGCCGTGGTATTGCGGTACAAGATATGTTATCGAATACCATTACTTTAAAGATGCCTAAACAGCAGCATGAAGGGTTATGGAGCGGATTTAAGAACCGTAAGAAAAATAAATAATTAGGGCGTGTTGAATAAAATATTAAAAGGGCTTGTTTGACATATCAAACAAGCCCTTTTAATATTTTAAATACGAATCCGTAAAGATAAGAATTTAAATCTAAGCACCTTCATCATATCAACTAATCTACATGCTGACGGTTCTAATAAGCATAAAGGTATAGCCGACAAAGAATAAAATCAACGTTATACCAGAGCCCTGAGCAAATTTGCGCTTAGTCTTGTAAGTAAATAGACACATTGCAAATAGCAATAGAGTTATCAAACCCATAACCACTATATCGCGTGATAAAATAATGGCATTTGGCGTAATAGGAGCGATCAATGCCGCTAACCCCACAACACCCAAAGTATTAAAGATATTAGAGCCGATAATGTTGCCCAGCGCCATATCATGCTCGCCTTTGCGAGCGGCTGAGATACTAGCAACCAATTCAGGCAATGAAGTACCCACTGCGACAATCGTCAAGCCAATAATCAACTCACTCAGGCCCCAAAGCGTTGCCAATTCCACCGCGCCCCAAACGATAGCACGTGAGCTTAATACTAGTACCAATAAACCAAGAAACAATCTGCCAAGTCCACCTGCCATGCTGTGTTCAGCTTGTGTAGTGTCCTCTATAGTATCGTCTTCATGCTCATGGTTACCTTCACGTAGGCTTAATACAATCTGAATACCCAATACGGCCACTAGTAAGGCTATGAGCACCATACCGTCAGCATTACTCAGAGTTCCGTCACTGAGCTGCCAAGCCGCCACAGCAGTCACAAATAGCAGTAATGGCATATCACGATTGATAATGCTTTTACGAATGATGATCGGACTGATTAATACCGTTGCCCCTAATACTAGAGCGATATTGATAATATTAGAGCCATAAGCATTACCTAATGCCAGCTCAGGGCTACCTTCTAATGCGGCGAGTACCGATACCACCATCTCTGGTGCTGACGTTCCTAGCCCTAATATGACGACCCCAATCAAAAAGCTCGGTACATTGAGCTTATTGGCTAAGGCTACCGCGCCATCGATAAAAACATCGGCACTCCACACCAAAATTGCTAAACCTACAACTACTGCCAGTATTGCCAGCCACATCTAAGTGATCCTCTATTAAGAATAATTTTTTGATAAATTAATTTGCGAATAAATAGGTATAAAAAAAGCTGAACCTTAATTTAGATTCAGCTTTAATATTAGCATAAGTTTTATTTTACGATAATTTTGACTTAAGATAAATATAGACTGGTTCAGTTTTATTAAACAATTAATAAACTTGATTCAGCAATATTGAACCGAAAAATAGCTTAGCCAGCTTATAAGTTTTACGCCACTTGCACAGGGATAATATTCGCAGTATCTTTTACGGTATTGTCTTCGTTGCAATAGACCAGTCTAGGCTCATAAGTAGCAGCTTCTACTTCATCAAAATGAGCATAAGCACAAATGATGACGATATCGCCTAAATCTGCCATATGAGCGGCTGCACCATTCAATGAGATGATGCCTGAACCTGCCTCAGCGCGGATAGCATAAGTGCGAAAGCGTTTGCCATTAGTGACATTGTAGATATCGATAGATTCGTTCTCACGTAGACCTGCAAGATCTAACAAATCGCTATCGATACCACATGAGCCTTCGTAATGTAGCTCAGCATGGGTAACACGAGCGCGATGCAATTTGCATTTGAGCATATTAAGTAGCATAAGGTGCTTCCTTAGTGAATCTGATAATAAATAAAACTAATAATAAGTGAAACTAACAATGATTATAACTGAAACTGACGATAAGCCACTGATACTTAATGACTAAACTAAGGCATTAATGGGGACAATATCCAAAAATTCAAATGTTAAATTATGGGTCGAGTCATTCATTGGGCTTTAGGGTCTGTTGAACATTCATAAATGAGCACTGCTGATAGCTAAAATGGTTCTAGTCTAAGTAAAAATCGCAGGTAATGCAGATGCCTTGGCTAGATTTTTACAACGAATAGGGCAATTTTAGTATCAGCCTGCAAGGACAGGTCGCTTTTTTGCCGATTCGTCATTAAAAAGATCCGCTTAGAATGACTAAACTAGATATTTTTAATCTAGAATCGCCTAAAAAATAGTCTCTGTCAGTGCCAAGATCGAATGTTCAACAGACCCTAGTTAACAGCAGTTTTTTACAGTAGGCGTATCATACCCTATCAATCAGGACATTTAAAACCATTAATGTGTTCACGCGCGCGTTCAATTTTGCCATCTAGTAACAGCGGCAAAGCTTCAAAAGCAGCACTCAATGCGCTATCAATAGCGATCTGCTCATTAGGAGCTGCTTTAGAGAGTACATGACCACTAACCTTGGACTTGTGCCCTGGATGACCGATACCGACGCGCAAACGATGAAAGTCATTGCCAATATGTGGGGTAATGTCACGTAGGCCATTATGCCCACCATGCCCGCCAGCCGTTTTGAGCTTGATGCTACCCGCTGGAATGTCCAGCTCATCATGGGCGATCAATATCTCATCATTGCTGATATTATAAAAATTCACCATCGGTACCACAGATTGACCCGACTTGTTCATAAAGGTAAGCGGCAGAAGCAAACGCACATCGTGCCCGTGAATCTGCCCACGTCCTGTAACACCATGGAACTTTTTATCATGTGAGAGCGATATATTAAACTGATGCGCTAGATGCTGCACGAACCAAAATCCAGCATTATGACGGGTGTATTGATATTGCTCGCCAGGATTACCAAGACCGACAATAAGCTTAATAGACATAGGAATGCTCTGCTGAAATATTAAAGTTAATGAATTTTAAAAAATAAACTTTAAAAAAATAACATTAAGTTCTTTTGAGTACTGTGAATACTATGAGTTACTTTTTTAAAATGTAGTCATAAAAAATAAATGATACAAAAACAGCAGGAGATAGCTATCCCCTGCTGCTTTTTGATTAAGTCACTTTTTTGTTCTAACGTAATGAATAACCTACGCTATAACAAAACAAGTGCTATTCTTCGCCGTCTTTATCTTCGTCAGCAGCTTCGCTGTCGCCATCTTGCTCAGTCGCTGGTACATCAGCTGCATCAACTTCATCAGCATCTTCGTCAACTTCTTCAACCGTTGGTGGCTGCATGTTAACGATAGTACGATCATGACCATCTTCAAGCTCAAGCTCTACGATCACAGCGCCTTCAGGTAGATTAACATCTGATAGACGGAATAGATCACCGATTTCCATACCTGATACGTCGATTTCTAGGTACTCAGGTAATTGTGAAGGTAAGCAAGAGATTTCGATATCTGATACTAGTGTAGATAAGATGCCGCCCTTAGCAGTACCTGGCGCTTCTTCACGGCCAGAGAAATGCACAGGGATGTTGATCGTAATCTTCTGACCTTTTACAATGCGCTGAAAGTCAGCATGCATTGGAAAGCCTTTAGCTGGATGGCGCTGCAAGTCTTTGATAAAAACTTGCGACTCATCACCCTTATCAGTAGTGATAGTCAAGATTTGTGAAAAGAAGGCTTCGTATTCAAGCGACTTTACCATCTCATTTAGTTTGATTGAGATAGCGACTGGCTCTTCACCACCACCATAAATGATAGCAGGAACTAGATTCTGCTTACGTAGGCGGCGGCTCGCACCTTTACCTTGTTGTTCAGCAGAGCGGTCAACCGCGTTAATTGCAAAATGATCAATAGCCATGGGATTAATCCTATAGGAAGTAAGTAAAGTATCTACCAAAAAAATAAACTTGCGACCAGTTTACTGCTGGATAATCGATACGGATATAGTACTGATTTAGAGTATAAAAAAGGTACTAATTAAGAAGTATGCATTGTGTCGCTAGGCTTAAAATTATTAAGTCTAAAGTTATTGAACCTAAAAACCGTAAAAATAAGCAATGTTAGCTAGTAATGAATACAGGCGCGTATTATACGTGGTTTTGTAGCAATAAGAAAGACATACAAAAAGTCAGCGCTAAAAAATGACTTTTAGCGCTGACTTTAACTAATAACTAGCGTCTGCAAAATTTAAGCGTCAAACATCGCACTAATAGATTCTTCGTTATTAATACGACGTAAGCTCTCAGCCAACATCGGTGCGATAGATATTTGGCGGATTTTACTACAAGCAGCAGCCTCATCAGATAATGGAATAGTATCCGTCACGACGATCTCATCCAATGCAGAGTCGCTAATGTTTTTGAGGGCATTACCCGATAACACAGGGTGAGTAATATAAGCCAATACGCGGCGAGCACCACTATCTTTTAACGCCTGCGCCGCTTTACATAAAGTACCTGCGGTATCGACCATATCATCAACAATCACACAGTCACGATCACGGACATCACCGATGATATTCATGACCTGCGACTCATTAGCGCGTGCACGACGCTTATCAATGATAGCCAAATCAGCATCGCCTAATTGCTTAGCCATCGCCCGCGCACGCACTACGCCACCGACATCGGGGGAGACCACCATAATGTTATCGTAGTCTTGTTTTTCAAGATCATTGAGTAGCACAGGAGTGGCGTAGATGTTATCAACAGGAATATCAAAGAAGCCCTGAATCTGATCCGAATGCAAGTCAACGGTCATCACGCGATCAATGCTGACAATGTTGAGCATATCAGCGACGACTTTGGCAGAAATGGGCACACGAGCAGAACGAGGACGACGATCTTGGCGAGCATAACCAAAGTAGGGGATAACAGCCGTGATACGACCTGCGCTTGAACGACGCAAAGCGTCAGCCATCATCATGATTTCCATTAGGTTATCATTGGTAGGTGCACACGTCGGTTGCATGATAAATACATCTTTACCGCGCACGTGTTCTTTGATTTCTACAGCAATTTCGCCGTCAGAAAAACGCGTGATATCAGCTTTACCTAGAGGAATATGCAGGTGGTCGGCTACGGTTTTTGCAAGTTCAGGGTGGGCAGTACCCGTAAAAATCGCCAGATATGGCATGACTAAGTCCTATTGAGTGACTCAAGCAGCGACCGCTAAGCAGTGTCTAACTGCCCAAATGTAGATAAAAAGGAAATGAACGTCGTTAATGGCTGTTTTGATTAATGTCTGTTTCGATTAATGCTAAGACAGTAGAAAATGGCAGGGGTAGCTGGACTCGAACCAACGGATGTCAGGATCAAAACCTGATGCCTTACCAACTTGGCTATACCCCTGTAATGTGCAAGCAAACATTTAATAGTAAACAATATCCATAATGACTGTTAGTGACCGTCGAATACTATTTACAAAATGCTTTTACTTAGCAGTTAGTCTATCGCTAAAATGATAACTAACTTTCCCTAACGGTGTTCGTTGCGAACTATACCGAAAATAGGCGGGTGTTGTCAATTGCTATAAGATAATCAATCGGTTAAATATCGATTACTATCTATAAAACTAAAGCACAACTCATAAAACTTAAACTAATAAATGGCAGGGGTAGCTGGACTCGAACCAACGGATGTCAGGATCAAAACCTGATGCCTTACCAACTTGGCTATACCCCTATTGTGGCGACCTATTATATATAAACTTGCAAATTTTGCAAGTGGTTTACCATTATTATAGCTATTTGTTTACAATTAATTGAATTAGCTTAGTTTTGATAAATTGATAACGAATTATATTGATTGTAATTTTCGCGTAGGGTGTGCCCCGCGCACTGAATAAACCAGTAACGCTCAAAAACAGTACGCGAAAAATCTTGTAGATCAAACCAAAACTATAAATTATCCACCAAAAAAGCAGGGCAAGGCGCATCTGCAATCCACTTCGCCAGAAGTACTTCATCAGCCACAACACTCGCATCCAAAGGTAAAAATACCGCACTTCCTGAGCCGGTCATGCGTGCAGTCGCTTGCGCTTGCGACTCTAAGCTTTGCAGATAAATGAGCGCTTCGCTAACCGCTGGAGCAAGGGCAGTGACTACGGGTGTAAAGACGTTTTGATAGGGCATATTTAAATATTGCACATAGTCATCAGTCTTATTTTTAATAGTGTCAACTGATAAAGAGGCGATATTTCGCTGTAGCTCTGCATGGGCAAAAAGTTTGGCCGTATTGACATGAGCATCAGGCGTTAGGATCAAATAGTGCTGATTGAGTAAATCTATAGCCGTTAGCTTCTCACCAATACCCATAGCGATAGCATCTTGACCAAAAATAAATATTGGTACATCTGCGCCAATAGTGGTGGCAATTTTTATCAATTCATCGCGGCTTAGATTGAACTGCCAAATCTCGTTAAGCGCAAGAAAAGTCGTCGCTGCATTGGATGAGCCACCGCCTAAGCCTGCGCCCATTGGCAAGTGTTTGTCTAAAGTAATAGTCACTTTTTGCAAATGATCAGGCAGCTTTTGCATGTCTATAGCCGCTAGTAATAAAACGCGTGCCGCTTTAAATATCAAATTATCTTCTAAGCTCACAGTGATACTGTCTGCACCTGCAATTGTAATCAGCTTTTTGCAAATGCTAATGGCTTGCTGATTGCCATCACTATCAAAGGTAAAAATATCATCCAAATCTATTCTTTCAGAAGGCAGAAAATGCAAGTAATCACCCCAATCAAGCAGGCGAAATACCGTTTGCAAGTTATGATAGCCATCCGCTCGCTTGCCAGTAATATGCAAAAATAAGTTGATCTTTGCAGGAGACAAGCGAGTGATTAAGCTATCTAAAGGAGTATCGGTTGAGGCCATAACTATGTCTATAATAAAAGCTATTAATTTTGATGATTAATGGTCATGACTACTTTATGACCTGCTGGTTGGATAGCTGTGATCTTATTCGGCAGCTTATCATTGCCTTTATAATTAAAGCTGGCGCTCCAATCGCCATTAGCTGAGCTAATCAAGCGATTTTGCGCATCTAACTGTGGCGCGCTATCTGAAGGTGCCGCGCGCCCTGATATCCAATAGGGCATTTGTGAAATAGGCGCTTGCCAACCAGTCGCTTGCTGGAGCAAAGTTTCAGGGTCATCTGCGGTCAGTGTACCTGTTTTTTCACTGACTAGCGTTGCGGTCTGACCATCATATTCGATGTTAGTTTTACCGATACCCAAAGCACCAATGAGCTCAATAGCAAAACGCTCGTTTTGCTGACCCCAAGCATAGAACGCACTGCCACCTTGTGTACCTGTATCAGCAGGCATAGTCACACCAATCTTACCATTTATGTTGAAATCAGAAAGTTTTTCAGTTGGTATCGTTGTAGGCGTAGTCACTGCTTGGTTCTTAGGTAGTGATTGACAACCCGAGATAACTAATAGTGCTGCGCTCATAGTTGCTATGGATAGTATTTTGTTAGATTTAGCAGTTTTATGCGAAGTTGTTGTTAGCACGGCTGACATAGTTATACCTTAAAATTATTAATGAGCTCTAAAAGTTAGACACAGCTTAAGCCATTTATGTTGCCCAGTTATGCATGAATGTTAGTTTATCTTTGGAGCCTTGTCTTTTAAATCAATACAACTGCACTCTATCATTGACGTTTTGTTGACCAAATGAAAAGCGTTGTTGCAAATCTGCGAGCAAATCTGCCACTTTTTCATTATTGCCTAAGCCTTGATAAGCACGGAGTAATAACGTACCTGAGCGTAATGTAGGCAGCACCTCATAAGGGGTCTGTAGGTAACTTATGACTTGAGTGTAGTTGTCAGTGGCAAGGGCGTCGCTGGCGAGTATATTGAGCGCCTGCAAGTGCAGCTCATTGTCATAACGCGGATCATCGTAACGAATCTGAATGATCGTATTTGCCAGTGCTAGCCCTTGCTCTGAGCCGCGATTATTAGCCAATAATAGCTGCGCGTAACTGAGCTGATAATTCAAATTGCTAGGCTCTAATGCTTGCAAATGATTGAGCAAAGCCCGCTTAACGACATAGTCTCGACGATCATCAAGCAGTTGCGCCCGAGCAAACAAAACCAGCTGATTATCTGGATATTTGCGACTGGCGCGCGTTAATAACTGCAGCGCCTCTTCAGGCTCATTTTGTTGCCATAGAATATCCGCTTGCATAACGAAGCTCTCAGGTGCAAACACACTATGCTGTTGGCGCAATAGCTGCAAGGTCGTAATAGCGGATTCAAAATTATTATTTAACAGCTCAAGAGCGACGACTTTTTCGCGCGCAGCTAGAACTAAGTCCTCACGCACAACCCCATTGAGATAGTATTTTGCTTGCTCAAAACGTTGTTGACGCTCAGCACTGATACCTAAATAGTAATAGGCTTGGTCTAGATAAGCAGGCGTCTTCGCTAAGACGTTTAATAGCCGATCGGCACTGCGATATTGCTCAACATCCAAGCTGACTAATGCGGCAAGCAGTGTAATTTCAGGATCATCTTCAAAGCGACTGTGCGCCTCTAGTAATAGCTGCCACGCCTCTTGGCTTTGCTTTAGATCTAGCAAATAGCGAATCTCATACAAATATAAGTTCTTGCTATCTGCATTACGCAAGCGCGCTTGATTAACATAGTTCAATACAGTTTCAGTAGGTTCAATTTTACGTAAAATGTCTGCTTTTAAGGTGATAAAAGGCACATAGTCAGATTGACTAAGTAGCGCCCGATTAATATGAATAAGCGCATTTTGCGGATCATTGAACTGATAAAGTAGACCTGCTTTGAGTACTGATAATGAAGCGTTTTCTTGGCTATCAATAGGTTGCAAAGCCGCAAGTAGCTCACGCTGATCGTCGATACTATCAGGATAAATACCGATCAATATTTCGCTTAGATCTGCACGCGGATCGTAGCGCAGAATACGATTGAGGGTTTCGCCTGCTAGCCTATAATCGTGCGCTTTCAATGCTAAGTGCGCCACATAAAACCAAGCAGGAACGTGATCAGGGTTTTGATCCTGCCAAGTTTTGGCAAAGATTAACGAGTCACTGATATTTTCATTGTCTAGCGAAAAACTAAGCGCACGCTCAAACACGGCGGTAGCCTCCTGCTTGAAGGATTGCTGCTTGTAGATTGTCAAAGCACGACGGGTATCACCACGATTAGCGGCAAACTCAGCGTCTAGCAGAGCATACAAACTTGGCTCATCAAGAGCTGACTGAGAAGAGTCGATTGAAAATAGATGGTTAGTAAAGACTGTCGGCAGATTGTTTTTATTAATTTTATCATCTATATCAAGAGCAACAGTAGTG
Proteins encoded in this window:
- the ispE gene encoding 4-(cytidine 5'-diphospho)-2-C-methyl-D-erythritol kinase, coding for MASTDTPLDSLITRLSPAKINLFLHITGKRADGYHNLQTVFRLLDWGDYLHFLPSERIDLDDIFTFDSDGNQQAISICKKLITIAGADSITVSLEDNLIFKAARVLLLAAIDMQKLPDHLQKVTITLDKHLPMGAGLGGGSSNAATTFLALNEIWQFNLSRDELIKIATTIGADVPIFIFGQDAIAMGIGEKLTAIDLLNQHYLILTPDAHVNTAKLFAHAELQRNIASLSVDTIKNKTDDYVQYLNMPYQNVFTPVVTALAPAVSEALIYLQSLESQAQATARMTGSGSAVFLPLDASVVADEVLLAKWIADAPCPAFLVDNL
- the pth gene encoding aminoacyl-tRNA hydrolase, whose product is MSIKLIVGLGNPGEQYQYTRHNAGFWFVQHLAHQFNISLSHDKKFHGVTGRGQIHGHDVRLLLPLTFMNKSGQSVVPMVNFYNISNDEILIAHDELDIPAGSIKLKTAGGHGGHNGLRDITPHIGNDFHRLRVGIGHPGHKSKVSGHVLSKAAPNEQIAIDSALSAAFEALPLLLDGKIERAREHINGFKCPD
- the lolB gene encoding lipoprotein insertase outer membrane protein LolB; amino-acid sequence: MSAVLTTTSHKTAKSNKILSIATMSAALLVISGCQSLPKNQAVTTPTTIPTEKLSDFNINGKIGVTMPADTGTQGGSAFYAWGQQNERFAIELIGALGIGKTNIEYDGQTATLVSEKTGTLTADDPETLLQQATGWQAPISQMPYWISGRAAPSDSAPQLDAQNRLISSANGDWSASFNYKGNDKLPNKITAIQPAGHKVVMTINHQN
- a CDS encoding ribose-phosphate pyrophosphokinase; this translates as MPYLAIFTGTAHPELAKTVADHLHIPLGKADITRFSDGEIAVEIKEHVRGKDVFIMQPTCAPTNDNLMEIMMMADALRRSSAGRITAVIPYFGYARQDRRPRSARVPISAKVVADMLNIVSIDRVMTVDLHSDQIQGFFDIPVDNIYATPVLLNDLEKQDYDNIMVVSPDVGGVVRARAMAKQLGDADLAIIDKRRARANESQVMNIIGDVRDRDCVIVDDMVDTAGTLCKAAQALKDSGARRVLAYITHPVLSGNALKNISDSALDEIVVTDTIPLSDEAAACSKIRQISIAPMLAESLRRINNEESISAMFDA
- the panD gene encoding aspartate 1-decarboxylase, which produces MLLNMLKCKLHRARVTHAELHYEGSCGIDSDLLDLAGLRENESIDIYNVTNGKRFRTYAIRAEAGSGIISLNGAAAHMADLGDIVIICAYAHFDEVEAATYEPRLVYCNEDNTVKDTANIIPVQVA
- a CDS encoding 50S ribosomal protein L25/general stress protein Ctc gives rise to the protein MAIDHFAINAVDRSAEQQGKGASRRLRKQNLVPAIIYGGGEEPVAISIKLNEMVKSLEYEAFFSQILTITTDKGDESQVFIKDLQRHPAKGFPMHADFQRIVKGQKITINIPVHFSGREEAPGTAKGGILSTLVSDIEISCLPSQLPEYLEIDVSGMEIGDLFRLSDVNLPEGAVIVELELEDGHDRTIVNMQPPTVEEVDEDADEVDAADVPATEQDGDSEAADEDKDGEE
- a CDS encoding RDD family protein; translation: MSKSTSKASAKPKLQRKARPTQTPEIEEPTIASPTERVIAIVYDGMLILALLFLVGTVLTVIGTLLTMQTGTESAQAQSLPTWYQNFIMTPSFILTLVGFYGLFWRRSGQTLGMQTWRLKTVNNSGHLLTWKQSFRRILAACLMPLLCGLIGSLIGGSRAVLLLSAVFGLMFNYIFCLFNRRGIAVQDMLSNTITLKMPKQQHEGLWSGFKNRKKNK
- a CDS encoding calcium/sodium antiporter, with product MWLAILAVVVGLAILVWSADVFIDGAVALANKLNVPSFLIGVVILGLGTSAPEMVVSVLAALEGSPELALGNAYGSNIINIALVLGATVLISPIIIRKSIINRDMPLLLFVTAVAAWQLSDGTLSNADGMVLIALLVAVLGIQIVLSLREGNHEHEDDTIEDTTQAEHSMAGGLGRLFLGLLVLVLSSRAIVWGAVELATLWGLSELIIGLTIVAVGTSLPELVASISAARKGEHDMALGNIIGSNIFNTLGVVGLAALIAPITPNAIILSRDIVVMGLITLLLFAMCLFTYKTKRKFAQGSGITLILFFVGYTFMLIRTVSM
- a CDS encoding tetratricopeptide repeat protein; this translates as MRFFKFRNHAQLVFKPACDHSLGIRRFIDAIIDRLQQRRKLTLLLAACLYLAMPAYAEAHLFSPLLEAILPKSDTSDLSQAKNTTTVALDIDDKINKNNLPTVFTNHLFSIDSSQSALDEPSLYALLDAEFAANRGDTRRALTIYKQQSFKQEATAVFERALSFSLDNENISDSLIFAKTWQDQNPDHVPAWFYVAHLALKAHDYRLAGETLNRILRYDPRADLSEILIGIYPDSIDDQRELLAALQPIDSQENASLSVLKAGLLYQFNDPQNALIHINRALLSQSDYVPFITLKADILRKIEPTETVLNYVNQARLRNADSKNLYLYEIRYLLDLKQSQEAWQLLLEAHSRFEDDPEITLLAALVSLDVEQYRSADRLLNVLAKTPAYLDQAYYYLGISAERQQRFEQAKYYLNGVVREDLVLAAREKVVALELLNNNFESAITTLQLLRQQHSVFAPESFVMQADILWQQNEPEEALQLLTRASRKYPDNQLVLFARAQLLDDRRDYVVKRALLNHLQALEPSNLNYQLSYAQLLLANNRGSEQGLALANTIIQIRYDDPRYDNELHLQALNILASDALATDNYTQVISYLQTPYEVLPTLRSGTLLLRAYQGLGNNEKVADLLADLQQRFSFGQQNVNDRVQLY